A genomic window from Streptomyces broussonetiae includes:
- a CDS encoding ABC transporter permease, whose translation MSVVPAQVLPGSVPAAPDTAPEPAELGPSARLWPSLAAVYRAQLSRARVARIPLLFVATFQSVGITVMMRGVVDSGGEARSVVAGSSVLVVAYVALNLLAQYFGQLRASGGLDHYATLPVPPAAVVLGAAAAYASFTVPGTLVTAVFGCVLFGLPLSNLWILLAVIPLAGAALSGLGAACGLLAPRPELATLLGQLGMSAALLLGVLPPDRMPEIVRLARDLLPSTYGVEAYARTFGAHPDWAVVLVDLGVCAGVGVVSLAVAAWAYRRAAVR comes from the coding sequence GTGAGTGTCGTACCCGCCCAGGTGCTGCCGGGCAGTGTCCCGGCCGCGCCCGATACGGCACCGGAGCCGGCGGAGCTGGGGCCGTCCGCACGGCTGTGGCCGTCGCTGGCGGCCGTCTACCGGGCGCAGCTGTCCCGGGCCCGGGTGGCGCGGATCCCGCTGCTGTTCGTGGCCACCTTCCAGTCCGTCGGCATCACGGTGATGATGCGCGGCGTCGTCGACAGCGGCGGCGAGGCACGGTCCGTGGTGGCCGGGTCGTCGGTGCTGGTCGTCGCGTACGTCGCGCTGAACCTGCTCGCGCAGTACTTCGGGCAGCTGCGGGCCAGCGGCGGGCTCGACCACTACGCCACCCTGCCGGTCCCGCCGGCCGCGGTGGTGCTCGGCGCGGCGGCCGCGTACGCCTCCTTCACCGTGCCGGGGACCCTGGTGACGGCCGTCTTCGGATGCGTGCTGTTCGGGCTGCCGCTGTCCAACCTGTGGATCCTGCTGGCCGTGATCCCGCTCGCCGGAGCCGCGCTGTCCGGGCTCGGCGCGGCCTGCGGCCTGCTCGCGCCACGTCCCGAACTGGCCACGCTCCTCGGCCAGCTGGGCATGTCCGCGGCGCTGCTGCTCGGGGTGCTGCCGCCCGACCGGATGCCGGAGATCGTCCGGCTGGCGCGGGACCTGCTGCCGTCGACGTACGGCGTGGAGGCGTACGCCCGGACCTTCGGGGCGCACCCGGACTGGGCCGTGGTCCTCGTCGACCTGGGCGTGTGCGCCGGTGTCGGGGTGGTCTCGCTGGCCGTGGCGGCCTGGGCGTACCGCCGGGCCGCCGTCCGGTGA
- a CDS encoding DUF2252 domain-containing protein has translation MSVHRLNDEERGEEILAVFDTAFGRLLAADPAAFRVKFRKMAASAFAFYRGTACLFYHDLAANHEFGSKRGGPFLDDRTSRVWIHGDLHAENFGTYMDSNGRLVFNVNDFDEAYVGPFTWDLKRFSASIALIGYAKALSDEQITELVETYALAYRERIHALATGAKSDEVPPFTLDTAEGPLLGALRTARSLTRFELLESMTEIREYERRFAPDGGAIELDAATRYKVLAAFDGYLETLPDASLARPDSYRVKDVVGRRGIGIGSAGLPSYNILLEGHSDALENDVVIYIKQAQTPAVSRHVTDPAIAGYFQHEGHRTVISQRALQAHADPWLGWTELDGAGQLVAEVSPYAVDLDWSDIDDPEEIAQVVADLGRATAAMHAAADDQSGESLVPFSTERAIDAAIAADEEGFAPVLVDFAHAYGARARADHQIFVDLFRNDRIPGL, from the coding sequence ATGTCGGTCCACCGGCTCAACGACGAGGAGCGCGGCGAGGAGATCCTCGCCGTCTTCGACACCGCCTTCGGCCGGCTCCTGGCCGCCGACCCGGCCGCGTTCCGGGTGAAGTTCCGCAAGATGGCGGCCTCGGCGTTCGCGTTCTACCGGGGCACGGCGTGCCTCTTCTACCACGACCTGGCTGCGAACCATGAGTTCGGGTCGAAGCGGGGTGGTCCGTTCCTGGACGACCGCACCTCGCGCGTGTGGATCCACGGCGACCTGCACGCGGAGAACTTCGGCACGTACATGGATTCCAACGGCCGCCTGGTCTTCAACGTCAACGACTTCGACGAGGCCTACGTCGGCCCCTTCACCTGGGACCTGAAGCGCTTCTCGGCCTCGATCGCGCTCATCGGATACGCGAAGGCGCTCAGCGACGAGCAGATCACCGAGCTGGTGGAGACCTACGCGCTCGCCTACCGCGAGCGCATCCATGCCCTGGCCACCGGCGCGAAGAGCGACGAGGTGCCGCCGTTCACCCTGGACACCGCCGAGGGCCCGCTGCTGGGCGCCCTGCGCACCGCCCGCTCGCTGACCCGCTTCGAGCTGCTGGAGTCGATGACCGAGATCCGCGAGTACGAGCGCCGCTTCGCGCCGGACGGCGGCGCCATCGAGCTGGACGCCGCGACCCGCTACAAGGTACTGGCCGCCTTCGACGGCTATCTGGAGACCCTGCCGGACGCCTCGCTGGCCCGGCCCGACTCCTACCGCGTGAAGGACGTGGTCGGCCGCCGGGGCATCGGCATCGGCTCGGCCGGGCTGCCGTCGTACAACATCCTCCTCGAGGGCCACAGCGACGCCCTGGAGAACGACGTCGTGATCTACATCAAGCAGGCCCAGACCCCGGCCGTCTCGCGGCACGTCACCGATCCGGCCATCGCCGGCTACTTCCAGCACGAGGGGCACCGCACGGTGATCTCCCAGCGCGCCCTGCAGGCGCACGCCGACCCGTGGCTGGGCTGGACCGAGCTGGACGGCGCGGGCCAGCTGGTCGCCGAGGTCTCGCCGTACGCCGTCGACCTGGACTGGAGCGACATCGACGACCCCGAGGAGATCGCGCAGGTCGTCGCCGACCTGGGCCGGGCCACGGCGGCCATGCACGCGGCGGCGGACGACCAGTCCGGCGAGTCCCTGGTGCCCTTCTCCACCGAGCGGGCCATCGACGCGGCGATCGCGGCCGACGAGGAGGGCTTCGCGCCCGTCCTGGTGGACTTCGCGCACGCCTACGGCGCACGCGCGCGTGCGGACCACCAGATCTTCGTCGACCTGTTCCGCAACGACCGCATTCCGGGGCTGTAA
- a CDS encoding AAA family ATPase — protein MTAPLTPPPPPHDNTPHQVWQAPPAGAPGAGTYEQDGPGMKTEVREAAVITVAMALGGVLLGLLWWWLAPHVPLIGDEVDKSWVVYLKDSEGEQAIGVDGTFTLLGLGFGLVSGLAVFLLRRRGGVPLVVSLGIGGLLGSLLAWRLGMWLGPTSDVIAHAKAAGKGVTFSAPLKLGTNGALLAWPFAALVVHLGLTALFGPRDPEPGYPVGPQTEDPYGAPLS, from the coding sequence GTGACCGCACCGCTGACTCCGCCACCGCCACCGCACGACAACACCCCGCACCAGGTCTGGCAGGCACCGCCTGCCGGGGCGCCGGGCGCGGGCACGTACGAACAGGACGGGCCCGGGATGAAGACCGAAGTGCGCGAGGCCGCCGTGATCACGGTGGCGATGGCGCTGGGCGGGGTGCTGCTGGGGCTGCTGTGGTGGTGGCTGGCACCGCATGTGCCACTGATCGGCGACGAGGTCGACAAGAGCTGGGTCGTCTACCTCAAGGACAGCGAGGGCGAGCAGGCGATCGGGGTCGACGGCACGTTCACCCTGCTGGGGCTGGGCTTCGGGCTGGTCAGCGGCCTTGCGGTGTTTCTGCTGCGCCGCCGCGGGGGTGTGCCGCTCGTGGTGTCGCTGGGCATAGGCGGGCTGCTCGGGTCGCTGCTGGCGTGGCGGCTCGGGATGTGGCTCGGACCCACCTCGGACGTGATCGCTCACGCGAAGGCGGCGGGCAAGGGGGTCACCTTCTCCGCGCCGCTCAAGCTCGGGACCAATGGGGCGCTGCTGGCCTGGCCGTTCGCCGCGCTGGTCGTGCACCTCGGCCTGACCGCGCTGTTCGGGCCCCGGGATCCCGAACCGGGTTATCCGGTCGGACCGCAGACCGAGGATCCATACGGGGCGCCCCTGTCGTAG
- the dnaE gene encoding DNA polymerase III subunit alpha: MSKPPFTHLHVHTQYSLLDGAARLKDMFNACNEMGMTHIAMSDHGNLHGAYDFFHSAQKAGVTPIIGIEAYVAPESRRNKRKIQWGQPHQKRDDVSGSGGYTHKTMWAVNKTGLHNLFRLSSDAYAEGWLQKWPRMDKETIAQWSEGIVASTGCPSGEVQTRLRLGQEEEALKAAADYQDIFGKDKYFLELMDHGIDIEHRVREGLLEIGRKLGIPPLVTNDSHYTYAHEAAAHDALLCIQTGKNLSDPDRFKFDGTGYYLKSTDEMYAIDSSDAWQQGCANTLLVAEMVDTTGMFEKRDLMPRFDIPEEGYTNVTWFKEEVRRGMHRRYPNGIPEDRQKQADYEMDIIIQMGFPGYFLVVADFIMWAKNNGIAVGPGRGSAAGSIVAYAMGITDLDPIEHGLIFERFLNPERVSMPDVDIDFDERRRVEVIRYVTEKYGADKVAMIGTYGKIKAKNAIKDSARVLGYPYAMGDRITKAMPADVLGKGIDLDGITNPSHPRYNEAGEVRGMYENEPDVKKVIDTARGVEGLVRQMGVHAAGVIMSSEPIIEHAPVWVRHTDGVTITQWDYPQCESLGLIKMDFLGLRNLTIMDDAVKMVEANKGVKLQLLEVPLDDPKTYELLCRGDTLGVFQFDGGPMRSLLRQMQPDNFEDISAVSALYRPGPMGMNSHTNYAERKNGRQEITPIHPELEEPLKETLGLTYGLIVYQEQVQKAAQIVAGYSLGEADILRRVMGKKKPEELAKNFTIFQEGARKNGFSDAAIQALWDVLVPFAGYAFNKAHSSAYGLVTYWTAYLKANYPAEYMAALLTSVKDDKDKSAVYLNECRRMGIKVLPPNVNESVHNFAAQGDDVILFGLEAVRNVGTNVVESIIKSRKAKGKYASFPDYLDKVEAVACNKRTTESLIKAGAFDTMGHTRKGLMAQYEPMIDNVVAVKRKEAEGQFDLFGGMGEETSSEPGFGLDVQFTDEEWDKTYLLAQEREMLGLYVSDHPLFGLEHVLSDKADAGIAQLTGGEHADGAVVTIGGIISGLQRKMTKQGNAWAIATVEDLAGSIECMFFPATYQLISTQLVEDAVVFVKGRLDKREDVPRLVAMELMVPDLSNAGTNAPVILTIPATRVTPPMVSRLGEILSHHKGDSEVRIKLQGPRKTTVLRLDRHRVKPDPALFGDLKVLLGPSCLAG, encoded by the coding sequence GTGTCAAAGCCGCCCTTCACGCACCTGCACGTCCACACCCAGTACTCGCTGCTGGACGGTGCCGCGCGGCTCAAGGACATGTTCAATGCCTGCAACGAGATGGGCATGACGCACATCGCCATGTCCGACCACGGCAACCTGCACGGGGCGTACGACTTCTTCCATTCCGCACAGAAGGCCGGAGTCACCCCGATCATCGGGATCGAGGCGTATGTCGCCCCCGAGTCCCGGCGCAACAAGCGCAAGATCCAGTGGGGCCAGCCGCACCAGAAGCGGGACGACGTCTCCGGTTCCGGTGGTTACACCCACAAGACGATGTGGGCGGTGAACAAGACCGGTCTGCACAACCTCTTCCGTCTCTCCTCCGACGCCTACGCCGAGGGCTGGCTGCAGAAGTGGCCCCGGATGGACAAGGAGACCATCGCCCAGTGGTCCGAGGGGATCGTCGCCTCCACCGGCTGCCCCTCCGGAGAGGTCCAGACCCGGCTGCGCCTGGGGCAGGAGGAGGAGGCCCTCAAGGCCGCCGCCGACTACCAGGACATCTTCGGCAAGGACAAGTACTTCCTGGAGCTGATGGACCACGGCATCGACATCGAGCACCGGGTCCGCGAGGGTCTCCTGGAGATCGGCAGGAAGCTCGGCATCCCCCCGCTGGTCACCAACGACTCGCACTACACGTACGCGCACGAGGCGGCCGCCCACGACGCCCTGCTGTGCATCCAGACCGGCAAGAACCTCTCCGACCCGGACCGCTTCAAGTTCGACGGCACCGGCTACTACCTGAAGTCCACGGACGAGATGTACGCCATCGACTCCTCGGACGCCTGGCAGCAGGGCTGCGCCAACACGCTCCTGGTCGCCGAGATGGTGGACACCACCGGCATGTTCGAGAAGCGCGACCTCATGCCTCGGTTCGACATCCCGGAGGAGGGCTACACCAACGTCACCTGGTTCAAGGAGGAAGTGCGGCGCGGCATGCACCGCCGCTACCCGAACGGCATCCCGGAGGACCGCCAGAAGCAGGCGGACTACGAGATGGACATCATCATCCAGATGGGGTTCCCGGGGTACTTCCTCGTCGTCGCCGACTTCATCATGTGGGCCAAGAACAACGGCATCGCCGTGGGCCCGGGCCGAGGTTCCGCCGCCGGTTCGATCGTCGCGTACGCGATGGGCATCACCGACCTCGACCCGATCGAGCACGGACTGATCTTCGAGCGCTTCCTCAACCCCGAACGCGTCTCCATGCCCGATGTCGACATCGACTTCGACGAGCGCAGGCGCGTCGAGGTGATCCGGTACGTGACCGAGAAGTACGGCGCCGACAAGGTCGCCATGATCGGCACGTACGGCAAGATCAAGGCGAAGAACGCGATCAAGGACTCCGCGCGCGTGCTGGGCTACCCCTACGCGATGGGCGACCGCATCACCAAGGCGATGCCCGCCGACGTCCTCGGCAAGGGCATCGACCTCGACGGCATCACCAACCCCTCGCACCCCCGCTACAACGAGGCGGGCGAGGTCCGGGGGATGTACGAGAACGAGCCGGACGTGAAGAAGGTCATCGACACCGCGCGCGGTGTGGAGGGCCTGGTCCGGCAGATGGGCGTGCACGCCGCCGGCGTCATCATGTCCAGCGAGCCGATCATCGAGCACGCCCCGGTCTGGGTGCGGCACACGGACGGCGTGACGATCACGCAGTGGGACTACCCGCAGTGCGAGTCCCTCGGCCTGATCAAGATGGACTTCCTGGGTCTGCGCAACCTCACCATCATGGACGACGCCGTGAAGATGGTGGAGGCCAACAAGGGCGTCAAGCTCCAGCTCCTCGAGGTCCCGCTCGACGACCCGAAGACCTACGAACTGCTCTGCCGCGGTGACACGCTCGGCGTGTTCCAGTTCGACGGCGGCCCGATGCGCTCGTTGCTGCGCCAGATGCAGCCCGACAACTTCGAGGACATCTCCGCCGTCTCGGCCCTGTACCGGCCGGGCCCGATGGGCATGAACTCGCACACGAACTACGCCGAGCGCAAGAACGGCCGGCAGGAGATCACGCCGATCCACCCGGAGCTCGAGGAGCCCCTGAAGGAGACGCTCGGCCTGACCTACGGCCTCATCGTGTACCAGGAGCAGGTGCAGAAGGCCGCGCAGATCGTCGCCGGCTACTCGCTCGGCGAGGCCGACATCCTGCGCCGCGTGATGGGCAAGAAGAAGCCCGAGGAACTGGCGAAGAACTTCACCATCTTCCAGGAGGGCGCCCGCAAGAACGGCTTCTCGGACGCGGCGATCCAGGCCCTGTGGGACGTGCTGGTCCCCTTCGCCGGGTACGCGTTCAACAAGGCGCACTCCTCGGCGTACGGCCTGGTCACCTACTGGACCGCCTACCTGAAGGCGAACTACCCGGCCGAGTACATGGCCGCCCTCCTCACGTCCGTCAAGGACGACAAGGACAAGTCGGCCGTCTACCTCAACGAGTGCCGCCGCATGGGCATCAAGGTGCTCCCGCCGAACGTCAACGAGTCGGTGCACAACTTCGCCGCCCAGGGCGACGACGTGATCCTCTTCGGCCTCGAGGCCGTGCGCAACGTCGGCACCAACGTGGTCGAGTCGATCATCAAGAGCCGCAAGGCGAAGGGCAAGTACGCGTCCTTCCCCGACTACCTCGACAAGGTCGAGGCGGTCGCGTGCAACAAGCGCACCACGGAATCACTGATCAAGGCCGGCGCCTTCGACACCATGGGCCACACCCGCAAGGGGCTCATGGCGCAGTACGAGCCGATGATCGACAACGTGGTCGCCGTCAAGCGCAAGGAGGCCGAGGGGCAGTTCGACCTCTTCGGCGGCATGGGCGAGGAGACCAGCAGCGAGCCCGGCTTCGGACTCGACGTGCAGTTCACCGACGAGGAGTGGGACAAGACCTATCTGCTCGCCCAGGAGCGGGAGATGCTCGGTCTGTACGTCTCCGACCACCCGCTCTTCGGTCTGGAGCACGTGCTGTCCGACAAGGCCGACGCGGGCATCGCCCAGCTCACCGGCGGCGAGCACGCGGACGGCGCGGTGGTCACCATCGGTGGCATCATCTCGGGCCTGCAGCGCAAGATGACCAAGCAGGGCAACGCCTGGGCGATCGCCACCGTCGAGGACCTCGCCGGTTCCATCGAGTGCATGTTCTTCCCGGCGACCTACCAGCTCATCTCGACCCAACTCGTCGAGGACGCCGTGGTGTTCGTCAAGGGCCGCCTCGACAAGCGCGAGGACGTGCCCCGGCTCGTCGCCATGGAGCTGATGGTCCCGGACCTGTCCAACGCGGGCACCAACGCGCCGGTGATCCTCACCATCCCGGCCACCAGGGTCACTCCGCCCATGGTCAGCCGCCTCGGCGAGATCCTCAGCCACCACAAGGGCGACAGCGAGGTCCGGATCAAGCTCCAGGGCCCACGCAAGACCACCGTGCTGCGCCTTGACCGGCACCGGGTCAAGCCCGACCCGGCGCTCTTCGGCGACCTGAAGGTCCTGCTCGGCCCGTCCTGCCTGGCGGGCTAG
- a CDS encoding ABC transporter ATP-binding protein, which translates to MNTRAVQDLRYDEVVRVRGLAKTYPAVKGRRHAPGTPEVRATDGVELAVRRGEVFGLLGPNGAGKSTLVRQLTGLLRPDAGRVEILGHDIVKHPERAARLLAYLGQESSALDELTVSLAAETTGRLRGLDVRAARTERDAVLEELGLTPIAGRALKKLSGGQRRLACFAAALVGKRPLLVLDEPTTGMDPVARRAVWAAVDRRRAEDGTTVLLVTHNVIEAETVLDRVAVLDQGRVIACDTPAGLKEQVADEVRVELVWRERAPLEVPEVAALRERAAESGRRWTLRLAPEEARAVVATVTGGAAFAALDDFTLATPSLEDVYLALGGAARQGLVKA; encoded by the coding sequence GTGAATACGCGCGCGGTACAGGACCTCCGGTATGACGAGGTCGTACGCGTGCGCGGACTCGCCAAGACCTATCCGGCCGTCAAGGGACGGCGCCACGCCCCCGGCACGCCCGAGGTGCGGGCCACCGACGGCGTTGAGCTGGCGGTCCGGCGCGGCGAGGTCTTCGGGCTGCTCGGACCGAACGGCGCCGGCAAGTCCACCCTCGTACGGCAGCTCACCGGGCTGCTGCGGCCGGACGCCGGCCGTGTCGAGATCCTCGGCCACGACATCGTGAAGCACCCCGAGCGGGCCGCGCGCCTGCTCGCCTACCTCGGCCAGGAGTCCTCCGCGCTGGACGAGCTGACCGTCTCCCTCGCCGCCGAGACCACCGGACGCCTGCGCGGTCTGGACGTACGGGCCGCGCGGACCGAGCGGGACGCCGTACTGGAGGAGCTGGGCCTCACGCCGATCGCCGGGCGGGCGCTGAAGAAGCTGTCCGGCGGCCAGCGGCGGCTCGCCTGCTTCGCCGCCGCCCTCGTCGGAAAGCGCCCGCTGCTCGTGCTGGACGAGCCGACCACCGGCATGGACCCGGTGGCCCGGCGCGCGGTGTGGGCGGCCGTGGACCGAAGGCGCGCCGAGGACGGGACGACCGTGCTGCTGGTCACCCACAACGTCATCGAGGCCGAGACCGTGCTCGACCGGGTCGCCGTACTCGACCAGGGGCGGGTCATCGCCTGCGACACCCCGGCCGGGCTGAAGGAACAGGTCGCCGACGAGGTCCGGGTCGAGCTGGTGTGGCGGGAGCGGGCGCCGCTGGAGGTGCCCGAGGTGGCCGCCCTGCGCGAGCGCGCGGCGGAGTCCGGCCGGCGCTGGACGCTCCGGCTCGCGCCCGAGGAGGCCCGCGCGGTCGTCGCCACGGTGACCGGTGGCGCCGCCTTCGCCGCCCTGGACGACTTCACGCTCGCCACGCCCAGCCTGGAGGACGTCTACCTGGCGCTCGGCGGCGCGGCGCGGCAGGGGCTGGTGAAGGCATGA
- a CDS encoding thioredoxin domain-containing protein, producing MSKRNSQAAKTQARERLRQERERQAKRDKARRQVIVAASVVAVLAAAGGIGYAVVQANKPGYWEGMKTAKVVAPAHTTGTNGTTVVIGKDSAKKTLKMYEDPRCPVCAQFEESVGTTLKKDIDDGKFKYQYVGATFIDDKDNGQGSKNALSALGAALNVSDEAFLEYKSALYSTKWHPDETVDKFKDDNYLIQVADTVPALKGNAQFQNAVKKGTYDAWAMAMSKTFDNNKDGVTGTPGFVMNGKQLNGGKVILTVPDFNNAIDAAMKG from the coding sequence ATGAGCAAGCGGAACAGCCAGGCAGCGAAGACACAGGCCCGGGAGCGGCTGCGCCAGGAGCGCGAGCGGCAGGCCAAGCGCGACAAGGCCAGGCGGCAGGTCATCGTGGCCGCCTCGGTCGTGGCCGTACTGGCCGCGGCCGGCGGCATAGGTTACGCCGTCGTCCAGGCCAACAAGCCCGGCTACTGGGAGGGCATGAAGACCGCCAAGGTCGTCGCGCCGGCCCACACGACGGGCACGAACGGCACCACCGTCGTCATCGGCAAGGACAGCGCCAAGAAGACCCTCAAGATGTACGAGGACCCGCGCTGCCCGGTGTGCGCCCAGTTCGAGGAGAGCGTCGGCACGACCCTCAAGAAGGACATCGACGACGGCAAGTTCAAGTACCAGTACGTCGGCGCCACGTTCATCGACGACAAGGACAACGGCCAGGGCTCCAAGAACGCGCTGAGCGCCCTGGGCGCCGCGCTGAACGTCAGCGACGAGGCGTTCCTCGAGTACAAGTCCGCGCTCTACTCCACGAAGTGGCACCCGGACGAGACGGTCGACAAGTTCAAGGACGACAACTACCTCATCCAGGTCGCCGACACCGTCCCCGCGCTGAAGGGCAACGCGCAGTTCCAGAACGCGGTCAAGAAGGGCACCTACGACGCCTGGGCCATGGCGATGTCGAAGACCTTCGACAACAACAAGGACGGTGTGACCGGCACCCCGGGCTTCGTCATGAACGGCAAGCAGCTCAACGGCGGCAAGGTGATCCTGACGGTGCCCGACTTCAACAACGCGATCGACGCGGCCATGAAGGGCTGA
- a CDS encoding NYN domain-containing protein: protein MDRCIVLVDAGYLLGAAASLLAGEPSRSRITVDHSALIHALRERAEAETERPLLRIYWFDGAPDRVPQPEHRRLRVMPRVTVRLGALTRSDGRWAQKGVDAAMHAELTELARNRACSDVVLVTGDGDLLPGMMAAKEHGVAVHLWAVQAADGDYNQSEDLVAEADERRVLDRAWITQAVRAKELTGVCAPQPVPRPEIAAILSAPLPESALAAAADRPAEQGTHPPAAAVTENGSQERAAAPKGVPTPKDLAALRAPGTQPVQNPATATLRWSSDKGWVDRPGMVSEPPEAAAMPTLAQLTTAEQRWADREEDITTVGGDPYEVGQVFARRWISRLGDQSHLHKLSQMYPRVPHRIDGELLRYAARFGLLAHKDDQIDEHDRYAIRAGFWREIDVPAATDPASAGGLNPGGTPVGGPKGE from the coding sequence GTGGACCGCTGCATCGTCCTGGTGGACGCCGGGTATCTGCTGGGCGCAGCCGCCAGCCTGCTCGCCGGCGAGCCCTCGCGGTCCCGGATCACTGTCGACCACAGCGCGCTGATCCATGCGCTGCGTGAGCGTGCGGAAGCCGAGACCGAGCGCCCGCTGCTGCGCATCTACTGGTTCGACGGCGCCCCCGACCGCGTCCCCCAGCCGGAGCACCGCAGGCTGCGCGTGATGCCCCGGGTCACCGTCCGGCTCGGCGCCCTCACCCGCAGTGACGGCCGCTGGGCGCAGAAGGGCGTGGACGCCGCCATGCACGCCGAGCTGACCGAGCTGGCCCGCAACCGCGCCTGCTCCGACGTCGTCCTCGTCACCGGGGACGGCGATCTGCTGCCCGGCATGATGGCCGCCAAGGAGCACGGCGTCGCCGTCCACCTGTGGGCCGTCCAGGCCGCGGACGGCGACTACAACCAGTCCGAGGACCTGGTCGCCGAGGCCGACGAGCGGCGGGTGCTGGACCGGGCCTGGATCACCCAGGCCGTTCGTGCCAAGGAGCTGACCGGCGTCTGCGCCCCGCAGCCCGTACCCCGCCCCGAGATCGCCGCGATCCTCTCCGCGCCGCTGCCCGAGTCCGCGCTCGCCGCGGCGGCCGACCGGCCGGCCGAGCAGGGCACGCACCCACCGGCCGCCGCCGTGACCGAGAACGGTAGCCAGGAGCGGGCCGCCGCCCCCAAGGGCGTACCCACCCCCAAGGACCTCGCCGCCCTGCGCGCCCCCGGCACCCAGCCCGTCCAGAACCCCGCGACCGCGACCCTGCGCTGGTCCTCCGACAAGGGCTGGGTGGACCGCCCGGGCATGGTTTCCGAGCCGCCCGAGGCCGCCGCCATGCCGACGCTGGCTCAGCTCACCACGGCCGAGCAGCGCTGGGCCGACCGGGAGGAGGACATCACGACCGTCGGCGGCGACCCGTACGAGGTCGGTCAGGTCTTCGCCCGGCGCTGGATCTCCCGGCTCGGCGACCAGAGCCATCTGCACAAGCTGTCGCAGATGTACCCGCGTGTGCCGCACCGCATCGACGGCGAGCTGCTGCGCTACGCGGCCCGGTTCGGACTGCTCGCCCACAAGGACGACCAGATCGACGAGCACGACCGTTACGCCATTCGGGCGGGCTTCTGGCGGGAGATCGACGTGCCCGCGGCGACGGACCCCGCGTCCGCCGGGGGACTGAACCCGGGCGGAACCCCCGTAGGCGGCCCCAAAGGCGAGTAA